A stretch of the Pongo pygmaeus isolate AG05252 chromosome 16, NHGRI_mPonPyg2-v2.0_pri, whole genome shotgun sequence genome encodes the following:
- the LOC134738220 gene encoding amyloid-beta A4 precursor protein-binding family A member 2-like has product MPKEQECHNHSPDGDSSSDYVNNTSEEEDYDKGLTEEEEGIPYYIRYCPEDDSYLESMDCNREEYLAHGAHHTQWTLTGARMQWSRRPRRACTPMVTGLKAARTTLMANCPSRRM; this is encoded by the coding sequence ATGCCTAAGGAACAGGAGTGTCACAACCACAGCCCCGATGGGGACTCCAGTTCTGACTACGTGAACAACACCTCTGAGGAGGAGGACTATGACAAGGGCCtcactgaggaggaggagggcatcCCCTACTACATCCGCTACTGCCCTGAGGATGACAGCTACCTGGAGAGCATGGACTGCAACAGGGAGGAGTACCTGGCTCACGGCGCACACCACACCCAGTGGACATTGACGGGTGCCAGGATGCAGTGGAGTAGACGGCCTAGACGGGCCTGCACCCCCATGGTCACGGGGCTAAAGGCAGCCAGGACTACCCTGATGGCCAACTGCCCATCACGGAGGATG